A window of the Pyxidicoccus trucidator genome harbors these coding sequences:
- a CDS encoding hybrid sensor histidine kinase/response regulator — protein sequence MPSSLSQLPAVPSEDSIDVVPPRARILLVDDVPANLLALEAILETLGQELVTARSGEEALRELLRGDFACILMDVQMPGLDGLETARLIRARERTKHVPILFITALSREAAYVTRGYAQGAVDYLLKPVDPDILRAKVQVFVDLYLRGEEVKRQALELAARRRAEEELQRAAELGQQLVGIVGHDIRTPLSVILTTAKSQLGSGTLDASRRKAFERVARGGERIQQIVDLLLDFTRVRLGGGISVVPLAGDLNELCNRVADELHVTRPGRAIRCDFARDCLHGTWDLERMAQVLANLLDNALKHSAEGTPVRLSTWERGDGVFIEVHNEGAPIPPELLPHLFDPFRRGETSEATARESLGLGLYIAHSIVQAHRGTLSVRSTEREGTAFRVCLPRHSGVRQVGPCEQADETLPLTA from the coding sequence GTGCCTTCCTCCCTGTCCCAGCTGCCCGCTGTCCCTTCTGAAGACTCCATCGACGTGGTGCCGCCCCGAGCGCGCATCCTGCTGGTGGATGACGTCCCCGCCAACCTGCTGGCCCTGGAGGCCATCCTGGAGACGCTGGGGCAGGAGCTGGTGACAGCGCGCTCGGGAGAGGAGGCACTGAGGGAGCTGCTGCGCGGCGACTTCGCCTGCATCCTGATGGACGTGCAGATGCCGGGCCTGGACGGCCTGGAGACGGCCCGCCTCATCCGGGCTCGCGAGCGGACGAAGCACGTGCCCATCCTCTTCATCACCGCGCTCAGCCGCGAGGCGGCCTACGTCACCCGGGGCTACGCGCAGGGCGCGGTGGACTACCTCCTCAAGCCGGTGGACCCGGACATCCTGCGCGCCAAGGTGCAGGTGTTCGTGGATTTGTACCTGCGCGGCGAGGAGGTGAAGCGCCAGGCGCTGGAGCTGGCTGCCCGGCGGCGCGCCGAGGAAGAGCTGCAGCGCGCGGCGGAGCTGGGGCAGCAGCTGGTGGGCATCGTCGGCCACGACATCCGCACGCCGCTGTCCGTCATCCTCACCACGGCGAAGTCGCAGCTCGGCTCCGGCACGCTGGACGCTTCGCGGCGCAAGGCCTTCGAGCGCGTGGCCCGGGGCGGCGAGCGCATCCAGCAGATTGTGGACCTGCTGCTGGACTTCACCCGCGTCCGCCTGGGCGGAGGCATCTCCGTGGTGCCCCTGGCGGGGGACCTGAATGAGCTGTGCAACCGGGTGGCGGACGAGCTGCACGTGACGCGCCCGGGCCGGGCCATCCGGTGCGACTTCGCGCGCGACTGCCTGCATGGCACCTGGGATTTGGAGCGGATGGCGCAGGTGCTGGCCAACCTGCTGGACAACGCGCTGAAGCACAGCGCGGAGGGCACGCCCGTCCGCCTGTCCACCTGGGAGCGGGGCGACGGCGTCTTCATCGAGGTCCACAACGAGGGCGCGCCCATTCCCCCGGAGCTGCTGCCGCACCTGTTCGACCCGTTCCGTCGAGGCGAGACCTCCGAAGCCACCGCGCGCGAGAGCCTGGGGCTGGGCCTCTACATCGCGCACAGCATCGTCCAGGCCCACCGGGGCACGCTCAGCGTGCGCTCCACCGAGAGGGAGGGGACGGCGTTCCGCGTCTGCCTGCCCCGTCACTCGGGCGTGCGGCAGGTCGGCCCCTGCGAGCAGGCCGACGAGACGCTGCCGCTGACGGCCTGA
- the trxA gene encoding thioredoxin, giving the protein MAAVEITKDNFKETVSKEGIVILDWWAAWCGPCRAFAPTFEAASTKHTDIVFGKIDTDAQPELSGAFEIRSIPTLMVFRDGILLFEQAGALPAAALEDLLKQVRGLDMEQVKKEVEARRNEPPQA; this is encoded by the coding sequence ATGGCGGCGGTGGAAATCACGAAGGACAATTTCAAGGAGACGGTGTCCAAGGAAGGCATCGTCATCCTCGACTGGTGGGCGGCGTGGTGCGGCCCGTGCCGGGCATTCGCCCCCACGTTCGAGGCGGCCTCCACGAAGCACACGGACATCGTCTTCGGGAAGATCGACACGGACGCCCAGCCGGAGCTCTCCGGCGCGTTCGAGATTCGCTCCATCCCGACGCTGATGGTCTTCCGCGACGGCATCCTCCTGTTCGAGCAGGCCGGGGCGCTGCCCGCCGCGGCGCTGGAGGACCTGCTGAAGCAGGTTCGCGGCCTCGACATGGAGCAGGTGAAGAAGGAAGTCGAAGCGCGCCGCAACGAGCCGCCCCAGGCCTGA
- a CDS encoding FKBP-type peptidyl-prolyl cis-trans isomerase produces MSLKVEDVKVGTGAEATAGKSVTVHYVGTLTSGSKFDSSRDRGQGFTFRLGAGQVIEGWDKGVAGMKVGGVRKLTIPPEMGYGTRGYPPVIPPNSTLLFEVELLEVR; encoded by the coding sequence ATGAGCCTGAAGGTGGAAGACGTGAAGGTGGGCACCGGCGCCGAGGCGACGGCCGGCAAGTCGGTGACGGTGCACTACGTGGGGACGCTGACCAGCGGCTCCAAGTTCGACAGCAGCCGAGACCGGGGCCAGGGCTTCACCTTCCGGCTCGGGGCAGGGCAGGTCATCGAGGGCTGGGACAAGGGTGTCGCCGGCATGAAGGTGGGGGGGGTGCGCAAGCTCACCATTCCCCCGGAGATGGGCTACGGCACGCGCGGCTACCCGCCCGTCATCCCCCCCAACTCCACGCTCCTGTTCGAAGTGGAGTTGCTGGAAGTCCGCTAA
- the nadE gene encoding NAD(+) synthase, whose translation MRLVKLGLASVNTTVGAFTRNTDRLLAQARKMAADGVTLGVFQEQAIAGYPAEDLVQWQGFIDRQWPELERFARETASLPTVFIVGVGIAWQSLRLNCAAVVAGGRVLGLVPKEKLPTYSVFYEARTFGRGSPGMAEVHRGVPLGDYLFQFDFGIVAPEVCEDIWSPDGPMRRRTYSGAELVVNLSASPFRLGFVETRRELIATRAADHQCTIAYCNGLGSNDGLIFDGGGFLNQNGRHVMETPRFQEGYAAAVVDLDRTLRLRGEATTWRVDRENWLASGGQRVPVLDCTGAVGTKREALTYPVPPHRSFFLPGPDTRRPAREALCEDLLDALALGVGDYFEKTRAFKVLGIALSGGRDSLLTLLIAHRYAKKARPEDPGSLLRAFYMPSRYSSDATSAAAETIARELGVPFQVVSIDEAFERERAIAQKMLGDAPVTPITEQNIQARLRAQRMWNWSNSCGGLFLQTGNMSEKSVGYTTIGGDLMGALAVIANVPKTVVMYLLDYLQETTGYEGIRKVLAKPAGPELAHNQVGEEELMPFPILDACFYLHAGEKLTPAEMLQALTAMFPEVEAARLGGYVEKFVRLFHQSIYKWVQSPLSLHIGNLDLDRERALQLPVVTGTEWLRGG comes from the coding sequence ATGCGGCTCGTGAAGCTCGGGCTTGCCAGCGTCAACACCACCGTGGGCGCCTTCACCCGGAACACGGACAGGCTCCTGGCCCAGGCCCGGAAGATGGCGGCGGACGGCGTGACGCTGGGCGTCTTCCAGGAGCAGGCCATCGCCGGCTATCCGGCCGAGGACCTGGTGCAGTGGCAGGGCTTCATCGACCGGCAGTGGCCGGAGCTGGAGCGCTTCGCCCGCGAGACGGCGTCGCTGCCCACCGTCTTCATCGTGGGCGTGGGCATCGCCTGGCAGAGCCTGCGCCTCAACTGCGCGGCGGTGGTGGCGGGCGGGCGCGTACTGGGCCTCGTGCCCAAGGAGAAGCTGCCCACCTACAGCGTCTTCTATGAGGCGCGGACCTTCGGCCGGGGCTCCCCGGGCATGGCGGAGGTCCACCGCGGCGTGCCGCTGGGCGACTACCTCTTCCAGTTCGACTTCGGAATCGTGGCCCCGGAGGTGTGCGAGGACATCTGGAGCCCGGACGGCCCCATGCGCCGGCGCACCTATTCCGGCGCGGAGCTGGTGGTGAACCTGTCCGCCTCTCCGTTCCGGCTGGGCTTCGTGGAGACGCGGCGCGAGCTCATCGCCACCCGCGCGGCGGACCACCAGTGCACGATTGCCTACTGCAACGGGCTGGGCAGCAACGACGGCCTCATCTTCGACGGTGGCGGCTTCCTCAACCAGAACGGCCGCCACGTCATGGAGACGCCCCGCTTCCAGGAGGGCTACGCCGCGGCGGTGGTGGACCTGGACCGCACCCTGCGCCTGCGCGGCGAGGCCACCACCTGGCGCGTGGACCGTGAGAACTGGCTGGCCAGCGGAGGCCAGCGCGTCCCCGTGCTGGACTGCACCGGCGCGGTGGGCACGAAGCGCGAGGCGCTCACCTACCCGGTGCCCCCGCACCGCAGCTTCTTCCTCCCGGGACCGGACACGCGCCGGCCCGCCCGCGAGGCCCTGTGCGAGGACCTGCTCGACGCGCTCGCCCTGGGCGTGGGCGACTACTTCGAGAAGACCCGCGCCTTCAAGGTGCTGGGCATCGCCCTGTCCGGCGGGCGTGACTCGCTGCTCACGCTCCTCATCGCCCACCGCTACGCGAAGAAGGCGCGGCCCGAGGACCCGGGCTCGCTCCTGCGCGCGTTCTACATGCCCAGCCGTTATTCCAGCGACGCCACCAGCGCCGCCGCGGAGACGATTGCCCGCGAGCTGGGAGTGCCCTTCCAGGTCGTCTCCATCGACGAGGCCTTCGAGCGCGAGCGCGCCATCGCCCAGAAGATGCTGGGGGACGCTCCCGTCACGCCCATCACCGAGCAGAACATCCAGGCCCGCCTGCGCGCCCAGCGCATGTGGAACTGGAGCAACTCCTGCGGGGGCCTGTTCCTGCAGACAGGCAACATGAGCGAGAAGTCGGTGGGCTACACCACCATCGGCGGAGACCTCATGGGGGCCCTGGCCGTCATCGCCAACGTCCCGAAGACGGTGGTGATGTACCTGCTCGACTACCTGCAGGAGACGACAGGCTACGAGGGCATCCGCAAGGTGCTGGCCAAGCCCGCCGGCCCCGAGCTGGCGCACAACCAGGTGGGAGAGGAGGAGCTGATGCCCTTCCCCATCCTCGACGCCTGCTTCTACCTGCACGCGGGCGAGAAGCTCACTCCCGCGGAGATGCTCCAGGCGCTCACCGCCATGTTCCCGGAGGTGGAGGCGGCGCGCCTGGGCGGCTACGTGGAGAAGTTCGTCCGCCTCTTCCACCAGTCCATCTACAAATGGGTCCAGTCCCCGCTGTCGCTCCACATCGGCAACCTGGACCTGGACCGCGAGCGCGCGCTGCAACTGCCCGTCGTCACGGGCACGGAGTGGCTGCGCGGCGGGTAG
- a CDS encoding LON peptidase substrate-binding domain-containing protein: MTAQERVERAASALKVFPLPSAVLFPHTVIPLHIFEPRYRALVRDALAGDRIMALAQLESGWEGDYGGRPPMQPMMCAGVIIWDEQVEEGRYNILLQGVCRVRLASELTGDKAYREVSAEVLPDLPYVGPEEEQLRQAVFELAGRVPPSFAENLLPVAARALGGTLADVVASAVVPEAERRQELLGELDVKRRLESVMADVGELIARLQPVRPTGPMN, encoded by the coding sequence ATGACCGCTCAAGAACGCGTCGAGCGCGCTGCAAGCGCGCTGAAGGTCTTCCCGCTGCCGTCGGCGGTGCTCTTCCCGCACACCGTCATCCCCCTGCACATCTTCGAGCCGCGCTACCGCGCCCTGGTCCGCGACGCGCTCGCGGGGGACCGCATCATGGCCCTGGCCCAGCTGGAGTCCGGCTGGGAGGGGGACTACGGCGGTCGGCCTCCCATGCAGCCCATGATGTGCGCGGGCGTCATCATCTGGGACGAGCAGGTGGAAGAGGGGCGCTACAACATCCTCCTCCAGGGCGTCTGCCGCGTCCGTCTGGCCTCCGAGCTGACGGGCGACAAGGCGTACCGCGAGGTGTCCGCGGAGGTGCTGCCGGACCTGCCGTACGTGGGCCCCGAGGAGGAGCAGCTCCGGCAGGCCGTCTTCGAGCTGGCCGGCCGGGTGCCGCCCTCCTTCGCGGAGAACCTGCTCCCCGTGGCCGCGCGCGCCCTGGGCGGCACGCTGGCGGACGTGGTGGCCTCGGCCGTCGTCCCGGAGGCCGAGCGGCGCCAGGAGTTGCTGGGCGAGCTGGACGTGAAGCGGCGCCTGGAGTCCGTCATGGCGGACGTCGGTGAGCTCATCGCCCGCCTCCAGCCCGTGCGGCCCACCGGGCCGATGAACTGA
- a CDS encoding cupin domain-containing protein — translation MTPTPLASHPIDTEQLPWIPMGPPGLSFKPLRFFRDDSGWTYLFRLEPGTVIPRHRHTGEVHGFNVAGHRKLLDTGEVVGPGAYVYEPPGNVDSWMAVGDAPVVLFVTVRGAIQYLGPDGEVLKQVTSNDRLKTYRRWCEENGAPFLATLE, via the coding sequence ATGACGCCCACCCCCCTGGCCTCCCACCCCATCGACACCGAGCAGCTCCCCTGGATTCCGATGGGCCCTCCCGGGCTCTCCTTCAAGCCGCTGCGCTTCTTCCGGGACGACAGCGGCTGGACGTACCTCTTCCGGCTGGAGCCCGGCACCGTCATCCCCCGACACCGGCACACCGGCGAGGTGCACGGCTTCAACGTCGCCGGCCATCGCAAGCTCCTCGACACCGGCGAGGTGGTGGGCCCGGGCGCCTACGTCTACGAGCCCCCCGGCAACGTCGATAGCTGGATGGCCGTGGGGGATGCGCCGGTGGTCCTCTTCGTCACCGTGCGCGGCGCCATCCAGTACCTCGGGCCGGACGGCGAGGTCCTCAAGCAGGTGACCTCCAATGACCGGCTGAAGACCTACCGCCGCTGGTGCGAGGAGAACGGCGCCCCGTTCCTGGCGACGCTCGAGTGA
- a CDS encoding PLP-dependent aminotransferase family protein, with translation MDLHVNLRSRRDLAGQIYRELRAAILDGRLRRGERVPPTRELALRLEVSRNTVSAAYEWLTAEGLLAGRSRAGSFVQGEGPTGAGRSGGRGTVRLRARSIWNTLPTPRAPEPALAHDFRVGIPDAGMFPFETWRRLMARQLRAANMPATYAEAAGHPGLREAVARHLGVARGVRATAEDVLVTNGAQQALDLIGRVLIEPGACVAVEEPGYPPPRLLFQSLGARVVSVPVDAEGLDVSALPDDARLVYVTPSHQFPLGMPMSPARRTALLDWAKRRDAVVIEDDYDSEFRFGGRPLETLHGLDRSGRVIYVGSFSKVMLPSLRLGFLVAPPSLQRELRLARYVSDLHSQWPAQGALARFIDDGLLARHIRKMRREYESRHERILERLTRDFGDWLQPVPSTAGLHLSATFRHGSRRLEQDVVARAKAAGVGLVALSRYYASPSVKPGLVLGYGAVATARIDEGLRRLRACVTAAAGTKRG, from the coding sequence ATGGACCTTCACGTCAACCTGCGGAGCCGGCGCGACCTGGCGGGGCAGATATACCGGGAGCTGCGCGCGGCCATCCTCGACGGCCGCCTGCGACGCGGTGAGCGGGTGCCGCCCACGCGAGAGCTGGCCCTGCGCCTGGAGGTGTCCCGCAACACGGTGAGCGCCGCCTATGAGTGGCTCACCGCCGAGGGACTGCTGGCGGGCCGCTCGCGGGCGGGCAGCTTCGTCCAGGGGGAAGGCCCCACGGGTGCGGGCCGCTCCGGAGGGCGCGGCACGGTGCGGCTGCGAGCCCGGTCCATCTGGAACACGCTGCCCACCCCGCGCGCACCCGAGCCGGCGCTGGCCCACGACTTTCGCGTCGGAATCCCCGATGCCGGGATGTTTCCCTTCGAGACGTGGCGGCGGCTGATGGCGCGCCAGCTCCGGGCGGCGAACATGCCAGCGACCTACGCCGAGGCCGCGGGCCATCCCGGGTTGCGGGAGGCGGTGGCCCGGCACCTCGGTGTCGCCCGGGGCGTGCGCGCGACGGCGGAGGACGTCCTCGTCACGAACGGCGCGCAGCAGGCGCTCGACCTCATCGGCCGGGTGTTGATTGAGCCGGGAGCCTGCGTCGCGGTGGAGGAACCGGGCTACCCGCCACCCCGGCTGCTGTTCCAGTCCCTGGGCGCGCGCGTCGTCTCCGTCCCCGTCGACGCCGAGGGCCTGGACGTGAGCGCGCTGCCGGACGACGCGCGCCTCGTCTACGTCACCCCCTCGCACCAGTTTCCCTTGGGCATGCCCATGTCACCCGCGCGGAGGACGGCGCTGCTCGACTGGGCGAAGCGGCGGGACGCGGTGGTGATTGAAGACGACTACGACAGCGAGTTCCGCTTCGGGGGGCGCCCGCTGGAGACGTTGCACGGGCTGGACCGCTCCGGCCGCGTCATCTACGTCGGCTCGTTCTCCAAGGTGATGCTTCCCTCGCTGCGGCTGGGGTTCCTCGTCGCGCCGCCCTCGCTCCAGCGCGAGCTGCGGTTGGCCAGGTACGTGAGCGATTTGCATAGCCAGTGGCCGGCACAGGGAGCGCTGGCGCGCTTCATCGATGATGGATTGCTCGCGCGACACATCCGCAAGATGCGGCGGGAGTACGAGAGCCGGCATGAGCGCATCCTGGAGCGGCTGACGCGTGACTTCGGCGACTGGCTCCAGCCCGTGCCGTCGACGGCGGGACTGCACCTGAGCGCGACCTTCCGGCACGGCAGCCGGCGGCTGGAGCAGGACGTGGTGGCACGCGCGAAGGCGGCGGGAGTCGGGCTCGTCGCGCTCTCTCGCTATTACGCCAGTCCGTCCGTGAAGCCCGGCCTGGTGCTCGGCTATGGCGCGGTGGCGACGGCGCGCATCGACGAGGGACTCCGGCGGCTGCGTGCCTGTGTCACGGCGGCGGCCGGGACGAAGCGGGGCTGA
- a CDS encoding alpha/beta hydrolase family protein, translating to MESWQPRSAHVVDVLFAGLARRARLFTDGWGDERFLEAVEVGTSFLPEPARISPVWSEPTSRRGAWVRDGTFSSPLPLLAPAAQTAHVRWLSAGSSRGRAACVVLAASREEGFALRERLYTPLVREGIDLLLLENPYYGLRRPLGQRGGALRTVSDHVLMNLGMVEEARALLAWLRSEGYERLGIAGYSMGGYMAALTAVLFPEPLAVAALAAGASPVPVFTRGLLSWSIAFAELDGARRDAEQARQRLGRIFDLANLTKFPPPRQPGAAILLACKRDGFVPAEETRTLQTHWKTSELRWVNAGHVSALLTERSALCAAVRDALARVEPSAQPAPD from the coding sequence GTGGAGTCCTGGCAGCCTCGTAGCGCGCATGTGGTGGATGTCCTCTTCGCGGGGCTGGCTCGCCGCGCCCGACTGTTCACCGATGGCTGGGGTGACGAGCGATTCCTGGAAGCCGTGGAGGTGGGGACCTCATTCCTTCCGGAGCCGGCTCGAATCTCTCCTGTCTGGAGTGAGCCGACGTCGCGCCGGGGAGCGTGGGTCCGGGATGGAACATTCAGCTCGCCGCTGCCCCTGCTGGCGCCCGCCGCGCAGACGGCGCATGTGCGGTGGCTGAGCGCCGGAAGCTCCCGTGGGCGCGCGGCCTGCGTGGTGCTCGCCGCCTCGCGGGAGGAAGGCTTCGCCCTGCGCGAGCGCCTCTACACGCCGCTCGTCCGGGAGGGCATCGACCTCCTGTTGCTGGAGAATCCGTACTACGGCCTGCGACGGCCGCTCGGCCAGCGGGGCGGAGCGCTGCGCACCGTCAGCGACCACGTGCTGATGAACCTGGGCATGGTGGAGGAAGCGCGCGCCCTGCTCGCGTGGCTGCGAAGCGAAGGCTACGAGCGCCTGGGCATCGCGGGGTACAGCATGGGCGGGTACATGGCGGCGCTCACGGCGGTGCTCTTCCCGGAGCCCCTCGCGGTGGCGGCGCTCGCCGCGGGCGCGTCGCCCGTGCCCGTGTTCACCCGGGGGCTGCTGTCGTGGTCCATCGCGTTCGCGGAGCTCGACGGCGCCCGGCGCGACGCCGAGCAGGCCCGTCAGCGGCTGGGCCGCATCTTCGACCTGGCGAACCTGACGAAGTTCCCGCCGCCGAGACAACCGGGCGCGGCCATCCTCCTCGCGTGCAAGCGGGACGGCTTCGTCCCGGCGGAGGAGACCCGCACGCTGCAAACCCACTGGAAGACGAGCGAGCTGCGCTGGGTGAACGCCGGCCACGTCTCGGCCCTGCTCACCGAGCGGTCGGCGCTATGTGCGGCGGTCCGTGATGCACTGGCACGCGTGGAGCCGTCAGCGCAGCCGGCTCCCGATTAG
- the trhA gene encoding PAQR family membrane homeostasis protein TrhA, with product MEKPKLRGVLHQFAAVGALGAGGVLVSMAPTPRAAAAAALYAVSLVVLFSVSATYHRVDWSPRGRVWMRRMDHASIFILIAGTYTPVALLGVSGTAGDSLLLAIWCGALVGVLQSLFWVQAPKVVTAALAVGVGWTLVPYLGEARQALGVTELSLILAGGAAYTLGAVAYALKRPDLRPGVFGYHELFHALTLVGAGLHFVVVLRLVQATRT from the coding sequence GTGGAGAAGCCGAAGCTGCGAGGGGTGCTGCACCAGTTCGCCGCCGTGGGCGCGCTCGGGGCGGGCGGGGTGCTGGTGTCGATGGCGCCCACCCCTCGGGCCGCGGCGGCGGCGGCGCTGTATGCCGTCAGCCTGGTGGTGCTGTTCTCGGTGAGCGCCACGTACCACCGGGTGGACTGGTCCCCGCGAGGGCGGGTGTGGATGCGGCGCATGGACCATGCGTCCATCTTCATCCTCATCGCGGGCACGTACACGCCGGTTGCGCTGCTCGGCGTCTCGGGCACGGCGGGGGACAGCCTGTTGCTGGCCATCTGGTGCGGAGCGCTCGTCGGCGTCCTCCAGTCGCTGTTCTGGGTGCAGGCGCCCAAGGTGGTGACGGCGGCGCTGGCCGTCGGCGTGGGCTGGACGCTGGTGCCGTACCTGGGTGAAGCACGTCAGGCGCTCGGCGTCACCGAGCTCTCACTCATCCTGGCCGGTGGCGCCGCCTACACCCTGGGCGCCGTCGCGTACGCGCTGAAGCGGCCCGACTTGAGGCCCGGCGTGTTCGGGTACCACGAGCTGTTCCACGCCCTGACGCTCGTGGGCGCGGGGCTCCACTTCGTGGTGGTGCTGCGGCTCGTCCAGGCCACGCGCACGTAG